The DNA sequence TAGTCAACCAAGCTTTTTTAAAGGACCTCTCACTTACATATTACTCAGTCTTTAAAGCTTCAGTTTTTCTGAcagaaggcagagagaagccTTTAAATGGGGAAGTGTGCTATCAATTCCTGCTGATCAAGATGTAGAAAAGGAGGGATACTGGAGTGCCTTAGCCATAGGACTGTAAAGTCACCTCCATCCAACCTGAATTCTCATGCTGAAGGGAGAATTAGACCAGTTGCAGTTAAGTCTTCAGCTTTTTCAAGCCTGGGACTCACCTTAAGTCCAAACAAGCATTGAGGGACATACTTGTTTTGTCCTTTTGGCCTAGCCACAACCCAGCAGTGATTCCCAGTGCACCAGCTGAAGGGATGGCACAGCGGTGAACAGACTGTTGGACAATGAGCAAGGCAGACTCAGGTTCCAAATGGGCAACTCAGCCCATGGAACTTGCAGGGTGACCAGGTGCCAGTCACCCTCTCTGGTTAACCTCTCTCTCAAAAGACGTTGGATCAAATGAGAAGAGCCTTGTTCATGCCACCTTAAGCTCCACGAAGGAAGGTTGAGATACACACAGGCAACGGCTATCCAACTATAAGCCTCTCGCTGGCTTGTTCACATTTTAGACTTCACTTTGACATCAGCATACCATATAGGGTACAATGGCTTAACCCAGCCTTTGCTAACTGGGTGTCCTCCAgatctacaactcccagagtgtccaaaacatctggagaacaccagacTGCTGAAGGCTTGATTAGCACAATGTCATTGCATCATGATAATCAGTTATCACTTCCCCAAGTAGCTTCAatctcaaaaaaagagagaaccttCTGACAATCCTATCAGGAGTTTGCAGCACAGCTGCATTCCCATTGCTAGAAAATGATGCCACAGCTTTAAGCTGCAATTATTTGCGTTTGGGGTGGGTGTGGACCGTAATGATCAATAAGCACTGGCTTTGGACTGTAGCAGGGAAGGTGAGAGAACGCATCACCTGAAGGATCTGGCCTTAAAGCTCTTCCCCAACAAAGGGACAAGACAGCTTCCCAACACACCTGAAGCCACCCTCTTTTCTTCACTCCGGACGTacactttttttgcttttgtagtCATGAGATTGAAGCCACCCGGGCAGAGCAATTTCAAAACAGCAAGGATGAGGAAACTCTGCATTGACTGCAGAAGGCTTCCCTTCCCCTTAACGGATTTGCTCTCAGGATTTAGTGCAatagaaaaacaaatgaacaaaaaccaCAACATTGTCCTTTGCTGCAGCACCCGCTTGGAGATGTAAACAGAAACACACGTTATCAGTCTTTTTGTCCGCAGAGAGGAAGGTCGCCCACCCTCCCAGCTGGGTCTGTGGGGCAGCTGGGCTAATGGCACAGCACCTCAGTCTCGAACTGCAGAAGCTGCCCCATGAAGCCAAAGTTGGGAGAGATCACCCCACGGCGCTGCTTGACAAAGTCGAAGGCCTCTTCCAGCCGCACCCGGCGGCTCTGGATCAAGTAGGCAAGGCAAATGGTGGCCGAACGGGAGATGCCAGCTTGGCAGTGCACCAGCACACGCCCGCTGCTGTTCTTCACCGAATCTGCAGGAGGAGCAAGCAAGAAGAGCCACATAAGAGACAGCCCTAGAGCCAGAAGCAACCATATCCAAGGAGCAAGGTGCATTTATGGGGCAAGGGGGCCCTTTTTGTTCCCTGCATGGTAGGAGGCAGGATGTAGcttagtggtacagcatctgctctgcatgcagaagctctcaagttcaatccctggcatctccaggtagtcctgcagccactgccagccagtgtacacAGTATAGATCTAGATGggccaatataaggcagcttgctgttTTCCTAATCCATAAGAAGGGGAATCTTCTACCAAGTAACTTCTCAAAagaagggtgtgtgggtgtgcatctGTGTGTCTGCTTGGCGTTCTGCGTGGTACGGCTTTGGAGGTCAACCCCCAACCGTCTACAAAGCTGTCTTGTCACTCACAACATTAAGAAAACATAGCAGTGTGCCATGGGAATAGCAAATCTCTCAAAATCTCTTCCACTAACGTAAGGGATAATTTAATCCTCTGGAATACGAGGCAGGTATGGATGACAGTTCTCTTCCACACATCTGCCTCCGTTTGTGGCAAAATCCTCCCTACAAAGTGGCAAGATGATGCAGAAAAGGTTTGCCTGACTGGCCACCTGCACTTACCAATGAAGTCAATGGCTTCCTGGAACCACACACTGATCTCAGCCATGTGGTTGTCTTCCACTGGGATGCTCTTGTACAGGAACTGGCCTTCGAAGTAGTTGGGGCAGCTGGAGGAGACGTTGAGCACAGCAGTGATTCCAAGGGACTCCAGAACCTCCCGGTTGGAGGAGTGGTAGCAGCTGCCCAGGTAGAGGAATGGCAGAATCTCCACTGGGCCCCCCTGCAGAAGAGAAAGAACAAGGAGAGTACACCCATCAGCCTTTGTGCCAAAATAGGATTGATGGTGAGTATTGTAGGGATGAATCAAGTAGTGTCACTATTATGCTATCAATGTTTATTAGTAGTAAACtaagctgataatgccaaggttgcaggttcaatccctgtatggcacagctgcatattcgtgcactgcagggggttggactagatgaccctcagggtcccttccaactccacatttctatgattctatcatttaGTTGGTTAATGGGCAAGAGCTATGAGCTGAAGACACTtttactttttcaaaaaaaggttatttgaGTCTTGTATGTTACTGcaaaggggaggaaagaaaaaatattACAGATAACCCTTCTAAACTAAACTTTTGCTGATTTAACTATAAACTCTTGGATTTCCTTGGATATCTTCACAACCATCTATATTGAGGTTTTGATAATATGCAATCGTAGAAAAAGAATAACTGATTTAAGTTTTTCAAATTTATCTGTTACCAGACAGACCATAGGCGCCAACTAGGGGGCCCAGGACCCACCAAAATGCTCAAGAGCTGGGCCTCAAAAAAATCTGCAGTTGCCATGTGTGCATGCTGTGCGATATGCTTGCCTTAATCATGGAGCCTGCGCAGCATGTGCACAACACATTAACATGTCGTGCGACTGACGTCAGCACATCACACGGCCCCCTCGATTGCGGGGGCAAGGCAGTGCACTTGAGACAGACAACGCATCAGGTAAAATCCTTAAAGTAGGTGGCAGCCTTGGTGGTTACCAGCTCCAAGCCTCAGGGAGAGGGTGGACAAGAACACCTGAATAAATATACCTTTATTTAGTCTCAATTGCATTTTGTCAAGTGAGCAGTAATTTTACTAAGATTACTCACACAGCAAAGTCTAGACAGTGCAATTAAATGGCCCagaatattaattaaaaaaaatatccgcTTAGAgtaatatgtgtgtgtggaaaaaaatAATTGGTATTTCGTCTTCTTGCTACTTTGGTCTCCAGATTCACAGGGAAGGCAAACACATGAACTTACCTGGTCATACAAGGGAGTAATGGCTTCTGTGCTGTTGTCAGGGCTTTGGAGAgcaggagatggagatggaggagaTGTAGCAGGTGTCGGCGAAGTCAAGCACAGTTCTGGAAAATTGGCTTGGAAATTCTCAAAGCCACCTAAACATCAGCGGAATGGAGAGTTTTTAGTGTGTATCTCAATTGGGGATGGATATTATACAGATGCAACCACTAAGGACATATTGGATTGGAATAGTTTATAGTGACCACACATTTCATTCGGATATATTCACAATAGTGGTTAATCTACTTTGCCTTTAAAAGACACTTTCATTAAAAAGGACCTGCAGATACACCACTGTTGTGGCCACAAACTTTAACTTGTGTTTGTGATAACTTGTATGATTGATTATTTTCATGCATGGATGGGCCCAGATTTTAGTGCGGCCATGCTGTCAAtaacaaatgtatttatttggcaccgggtgttgtgtttttttgtgtgtgtccatgcAGCCTAATGAAGGTGCTACAGTATGTGACAGAGCAAGAGTGATATGGCTCTGCATGCAATATCCAAAACACACACGGTTACAATACCGAAGGTGCTAATCAGATTAGCGAATGACCTGTACACTTTAGCGCTGGGGAAGCCATTGAGGAAGGGATTTGTACACCCACCACTTTAATCCCAATTTAGTTACCACCACAGCAGCCAGACTTAGCTGCAAAGTAACCTTGGGATCAGCTGGGATGAGTCTGCTTGGGATGCAGCAGTTCTGTTCCAGGGCTGCCCTGGCTTTATGTTAATACCTCCTAattaaactaaaaataataatattaaagatGCAGTTGGACTCAAAGGTTTTTGGGGAAAGGTGAGGAACTCAACTAAGTGTAAATGCCTTGCCTTGGCAAGTTAATGCCTCTAGAAAGAATGCCTTGATACATcaaggctttttatttttttcttatcaAGTCAAAGCAGCCTGTTTGAACTTGAAGCAACTCCTTTCCACACcccaaaataattataattattaatgaTCCCTGCCCTCCATCTCaaaatagacaagataaaaagtACAATAAATATAAATGGATTGCCTCTTGACTAAGATCTACTTAGAGCAGGCCTACAGAAATTAGTAAGTCTAAGATAGTaatgtccattaattccaatgggtctactccgagtaggcCTAGCATTTGATATAACCTATCATGTATGTCCAAAtagagaggctgtgactggcccaccTTCACCTATCGAGCTTCAGGCCTgcgtggggatctgaacccttcCGGGGGTCACAATCTACAGGCACCTCCCTTCCTCCAAGCCCCACCCCAAAGACTCCCCTTCACCGTCTCCGTCCCCCAGCAGCCAAATTCGAGATGGCCAGTTCCTCCAGGCGGGGACTGCGCTGTGGTGGCGCCGTCCCTGGCTGCTCCTCTCCTGGGAGAGGGTCGTGTCTCGGCCCCCCTCACCACTCCGAGCACCACCCTCCTCAGGAAGCCCACCTGGCGGTGGCGCGGGACAGGCGCgcgctcctccctccctccctcggtgCTCACCTTGCAGCAGGTAGATGTGCGAGGTGCCGGCTCGCTCTTCCAGCAGCAGCGCGTTGAGCAGCAGTCTGGCCAGGCTGTCGGGACGCAGCGCCGCCGCCGAGCAGCTGGCCTCGTCCAGCACCACCAGGTGGCTCAGCTCGCCCTTGCGCAGCCGGCCCAGGAGCGCCCGGTCGGGGACCAGCCAGTCGAGGCTGACGCCGCTCCGGCCGCGGGACCGGCGCCGCAACAGCCCGTTCCAGTGCACGGGCCGCGAGTCCAGCAGGTGCGCCTGGCAGTACGCCAGGAAGGGGCGGCAGTCCAGCACCAGCGTGCGCCCGCTCTCCCGGGGGTCCCGCAGCAGCGTGGCCAGGCCGGAGCTCTCCAAGGGCACCACCTCCTCGATCACCATCCTTGCAGTTGCGGAGGAAACCGGAGCAGCCCCCAAAAAGGAATCTCGAGAGATATttcaaacaataataatacaggtgGAAGACAGTGGCTGGAAAGTGGCGAGCTTTTGCGCAACAGTCCCGGCGATGCTTCTCTTGCAAACCCGCAGAGGATCCTACTTTTGTCCAAGTCTGCAACCCAGTTCCGTCCGGGTGCTTAAGTACTCCGCCGGTCCCGGGTGGTGCTCCTCCCCGGGCTGCCATATATGGAAGTGTGCGTCACCGAGGAACTCCCAGGCTGGGCCCTTCCCACTCACGTGGAGGCAGAGGAGCCGTGCTCGGGCCGCGACGGTGGAAGGGATCGGGAGGCAGCCAGACGGAATGAGATTATCCGCCTTGGCCCATATTGGGGAGGAACTGTTTACTTTTCGTTCCAATCTCTTCCGTCATCAGACCTCAAAGCAGCCGCAGATGGAAGTTACAGAATCGCATGGTGCAGCTAAGAGGATCAGCATGCTCCTGAGAAGGGGAATCTGCACCTAATATTTCCCTTAAAACACTAAAGGACTACATGTATGTGTGAATGGGCCACTGTAGGCATAATACACTACAGAAACATTTTGcttatttccttccttcagcTCAAAGGGTTATTTTAGGTGAACTGCATTTAGCAGCCAATAATCATTGAATCAAttaactgtagatttggaagagacccgaGGGTCCTCTGTTCCAACCCCTTccaacgcaggaatcacagctacgaATCCCCTAGCAGGTGACCACCCCCACCGCTGTCggaaaaacctccaatgaagtccACTGCTTCCCAAGGTagtcccttccactgtcaaacaggtcCTACCCTCAGAACGTTCTTcatatttagttggaatttccttttttgcaatttGAACcaattggtttgggtcctacccttcagagcagcagaaagcaaatttGCTCTGTCCTCCATgggacaacccttcagatatttggacagatagttaagtgtttttatttatttacttgattccCAACTGTCAGTCAAGAAATCTGATACagtcttgtctctttttttcttttggtgtgtGGGGCCTAGTtgatcacgtgtgtgtgtgtgtgtgtgtgtgtgtggagagagagagatgtccatCAAATGTATTTCCATCCTGTGCCCCACCATATCAAGATCATCTAAACATTATGCTTGGAGATTATTTCCCGTTCCTCACCTACGCCAGTTGTCTGCTTTGTCATAACAAGTTAGCACATACAGGCTCCATGGGAAGAAAGAATTCAGCAAAAAGGATcgtcctctcctcctgccagcAGGTAGTGCTGTAGTCATTAAGTGATTCAATCATCCAAGGATATGCTTCTCAAGAGATTAAGGCACAGCAGTGTTGCAAAATAATCTAGCATGTTCTCTCCTGATATGCATTACCTGATTTGTGTTCCCCCACCTGCAGCCCTCCTGAACTCCTGTCCAATGAAGCTGTGTCACCTACACATACGCAAAAGCtgtgtctcaaatgtacacacctcagcttaactgcaaAGTGAATGTTTCGTCATTTCAGATAAAAGCTGGTCTGAGGTGAAATGCATCCAACAGCAGTATTCCATAAGAAACTACAGGACAGACACGGATTGTGGCAAACATTATGTGTACTCTGCTTCAAACACCAGTGGGGGAGCACACTGGAGCCAGAGCaaacagtaatgtgtacacagcctgggaCTGCAGCCCTGGGCACAATTAACTTGGGTGTAAGTCCCAGTTAACTCAATGGTGCTCTGAGTAGACAAGTGCAAGATTCCACTGTAAATTGCTGTATTGAAGCCTATTCCAAATCTGCTGGGAGGTGAGGCTCAGTCAACAAGGGACGGAATAGAAGGGAGGAATATGAGCAAATGCAGATTCAGGTCCTGGGGGTGAGTTTCAACTGAGAATAAGAACTAAAAGATTAAGCTAAAGACTTAATGAACAAATGTGAATTCCATCAtcctagagaagagaaggaggtgaAACTGGTAGCTACATTGTGGAGTCCTTAACTCCTGTGTACCGGAAACGGAAGGCAATAAACATGTTTTATTGGTTTTGATGAGGGTTATAAATATCGTGTGTATTGAGTACCATTTAGTAAGCAGCCTCTGACTTTTACAGGGAATTCCACAGTAGCATTTAGGATACTTGGAAACACAACTTGAAACTGCAGAACGGAGACTCCTTGTTCGTTTTTCTTAATCAACTGGGATATAGAGCAAAATTGGATCCTGAACTGGAATATTTTGAGATCCGTGTTTTTAGATCAGGCGCCGATGCTGGTTTTTATATTGCTTCTTAAATGTCTGCCTGGTCTGTGCAATAGGGACTAAGCAAGGACAATAAAATACATTTCGAGGAATCTCACAAGTTCAGCTGATTTCCATGAGAAGCTGGCGATACACTGAATGAGCACTCAGGCAGGCCTACACAGCGGCCTTTAAGGAAGAGCATGAACCTGGTGCCAAGGAAGGGCAAATACACACAACTCAAAACAAGCTAAATTCAAATCACTTTACAACTGGCCACTCTAGAGCCAAATATAAAGCCATATCTGTGTTTTCCAGCGGCCATTCAGAGTCATTTTGGACGCCCATGAAGACCAAACAATATGTTACATTTGCAATATAGTTAGGACTGTCCCTACCATTATCCAAAGCAAGCTGATCTTAGGTAGGGCAGGAGCCCCACGGCTTCTCCTCCCTGGTTGGCCCCCTCTGCTGTCCCCTGTCCTGGCCACCCTAAACCAGCTGTCAGCGGCTGATATAGATGTGGTGGGAAGTGTACTCCATCAGAGACGGAAAGAAGATTCAATTACCAGTTCAGTTGACTTTTGTACACGGGAAGTTgtcatcttgccctttgcctcaggggGTGAAATGTCTTATAGTTTGCCCTCGGAAAAAACAAAAGCTGTCACATGGTGCAGTTAGGAAATCGAGCAGGATAAGGATCATCACCTAGGGAAGGCAAGCTTCAAACCTTTGCCTCTACCACAGTCCCTCTGCTCAACACCAGCTGTTCACTATGTGGAGAAAAGGTCTTGTTGGTGCctatttcttaaaaaacaaaaaacaaagcctaCCATACAAGGAGAGATGGTGTGTCAAAATGCCACTTCTAATCTGACCCTGAGTCATTTCAGTCCAGGCAAGGGATGgaagaatctgtcagttttggtccTCTCAGTTTTTAATTGCTCCAGTCCTAAATTCCGTTCTCCACATtttgtaatttcttttttttttaaatcatgaaaACTCATGAGCATTCTTCTAATATCAAATTCTTCTAAGAAACACGTTTTATGTACAGTTTTAacttatgtacacattttttgcaagcaacttgacatgagtcaacagtgtgatgcagcagctaaaaaagccaatgcagttctggcctgcatcaataggagtatagcatctagatcaagggaagtaatagtgccactgtattccgctctggtcagacctcacctggaagactgtgtccagttctgggcaccacagttcaagaaggatactgacaagctggaacgtgtccagaggagggcaaccaaagtggtcaaaggcctggaaacgatgccttatgaggaaaggcttagggagctgggtatgtttagcctggagaagagaaggttaaggggtgatatgatagccatgttcaaagatatcaaaggatgtcatatagaggagggagaaaggttgttttctgctgctccagagaagcggacacggggcaatggattcaaactacaagaaagaagattccacctaaacattaggaagaacttcctgacagtgagagctgttggacagtgggatttgctgccaaggagtgtggtggagtctctttctttggaggtctttaagcagaggcttgacagccatctgtcaggaatgctttgatggtgtttcctgcttggcagggggttggactgggtggcccttgtggtctcttccaactataggattctatgattctttaatgcattttgatgtgctatcttcaccaatatattcatttttatggttggacagtgttctcaaggctaccaacatgagtttgacgaaactgcgggaggcagtggaagacaggagtgcctggcgtgctctggtccatggggtcaggaagagtcggacacgactaaatgactaaacaacaacattcatttttatgcacactttcccctaatacattGGTAAACCCAATCTTTACACTGATTTGGAGCAAAAGTCATTTGGGTTTTCCaaggattgctgtttgttcaaGTTCAGCTGTAAAGATTGTGTTTTCTAAGGGAAAGCTGCAGGGCAAATACAAAAcggctcagacccatgcctagaaagcatggaacAAGTGAAAAATTGCTCAGACctgtgcttcctgcattgcagggggttggactaaatgatcctcaggggcccttccaactctataattctatgatttctaggcatgggacaagcggaagtgtTGCCAAGCTCATTGTTTGGTTggcaaactgcattgcaaaatttaggtAAGTGCACATTTTGAGCAATAGCTGTACAGTCCTACCTCttgttatgaatgcttcaggatgcgtacaacacgggttatgaacgcgctgaacccagaaataatggaacgcattacttccaggttcagcggtttgcgcatgcacagatgcatcaaatgacatcacgcgcatgcgaaGCGCTGAATCGTgttgcgcacatgtgcagactcggcacttcaggttacgcatgtcacgggttacgaatggggctccggaacggatcccgttcgtaaccagaggtaccactgtattttggttcccatattgtttcagaaatggcACATTTGATTGATTTGGCTTAAATGAAACATGAATGGAATTTATTTCTCTCCTTGCCCCCTGCACCAGGCCTTGTTCAGTTGTTCCAGCTACCTGTGCCTTTTCCAGTTGCACAAGCCAACCTAAGGCATTGCTTGGAACACCAATATTTTTCTGGGTGCCAATGAAAAAGCATGTGACCCACATGGCACAAGCCAATGCTCTCAGAAACATTGGAAGGACTAATAATGTTTTCATTTCCTGGAGCTGACCAAGAAAATTCCACCCAGTCCAGTGCCTGCTCTCTTAACAATGGCCAGCTAGATTCATTTAGTATTCATTAttaatttacatttatatcctgcctttcttccatcatgaaagTGTACACGTGGCTCCCATGCCCAGACCTGCTTAGTTATGTTAAGAGTCTaatatgagcctgctggatcaggccaatggctcctctagtccagcatcctgttctcacaatggccaaccagatgcttggggaaaaccagcaagcagaacgtGCGCATAAgaactctctcccctcctgtgatttacAGACAAATGGCACtcggaagcatttctgctttagACAGTGGAGTCTGAGCTgagccttcatggctagtagctgtcaacagccctctccatgagtttgtccaatAGTCTTTTAAAGTCATGTTCCCTCTATAGCCTGCTCCATGACACTCATAAGAGGAGCAGGATTGAGAAGGGGttgcagcggggtgtgtgtgtgtgtgtgtgtgtgtgtgtgtgtctcggaTAGGGTTGGAAAATATCACGGGctctttccccccacacacatacacttgggggggggattatattttttgcaaaaacaaaataagaacatgGACTTGATGGCGGGACTTAAATGAACATGCACACTTTTTTGATctataacatttaaaacaaagaagaaatgaTATGGTAGATTGGCTGAAACAGCAGTTTGTTGATAAAGGGGAAACCAGCCAGAAATGGGAGTTGGCGGAAGCCCAGGAAGGAAGGGGTAAAGATGTGTTATATGTATGTTATTGATATGAGATGTTTgtctaaagagaaaagaaagtcaattaaaaaaaaattaagaaaataaaaggaaaatatgACGGGCTGTCTCTGTTcctatttgcttgcttgtttacttATGGTTTAAAACATTTGTGCTCCACCTTTTTATAATATTTCAGCCATGAAAAACAATCCTATTGCCCCTAAAAGCAGAGAGAAGAGATAAAGCACAGAGAGcagcagctgaaatgcaaaaCTCCAGTGATGACGTCTCATCACCGCCTCGCCTCCCCCAagttaaaatacatctctggtaCCACctgtgcttgtgggtttccttccTGTCCCCTCCTTCTTTCACAGCCGCAGTGACCCTCTTTCACTTCCACCCAGTTCCAGCCTCTGCAGCTTTCAGATTAATCTTACCCACCTGCTTCCTGCTAGCAACACTTCCACTGccaattttaaataaattccGTCTGCCGTTTATAGTTCTCTCCACCCCCT is a window from the Lacerta agilis isolate rLacAgi1 chromosome 8, rLacAgi1.pri, whole genome shotgun sequence genome containing:
- the DUSP2 gene encoding dual specificity protein phosphatase 2, translating into MVIEEVVPLESSGLATLLRDPRESGRTLVLDCRPFLAYCQAHLLDSRPVHWNGLLRRRSRGRSGVSLDWLVPDRALLGRLRKGELSHLVVLDEASCSAAALRPDSLARLLLNALLLEERAGTSHIYLLQGGFENFQANFPELCLTSPTPATSPPSPSPALQSPDNSTEAITPLYDQGGPVEILPFLYLGSCYHSSNREVLESLGITAVLNVSSSCPNYFEGQFLYKSIPVEDNHMAEISVWFQEAIDFIDSVKNSSGRVLVHCQAGISRSATICLAYLIQSRRVRLEEAFDFVKQRRGVISPNFGFMGQLLQFETEVLCH